Proteins from a genomic interval of Bombus affinis isolate iyBomAffi1 chromosome 16, iyBomAffi1.2, whole genome shotgun sequence:
- the LOC126925901 gene encoding probable rRNA-processing protein EBP2 homolog: MKVKKVVLHTEEAQASSESDSEYNSSDEELQEAYAKGLLKPGLNVVIEKQKREHKNCVNLIKNKLEKFKLDLPWIERLDMVNAPAPLAPELALQMQEQEVRRSKQLQGNKKLPQYEPAEDPVLNDFRRETMFHRQAQGAVMDAIARLKKLGIPTTRPDDYFAEMAKSDTHMQKVRQNLMRQQIIAQRSEKVRQLRQQRKVGKQMQIEATLKKHAEKRKLLEEVKKYRKGVRKDLDFLDDKKKPQGKTVNQKVAAKRKMRDAKYGFGGKKRGSKKNTRASSADVSEYRRPSKPGKDLKNKGGKGGKPKQRLGKSRRIQMKAKKRRQ, from the exons ATGAAAGTGAAGAAGGTTGTATTACACACCGAAGAAGCGCAAGCGTCTTCTGAATCGGATTCGGAATACAATTCATCAGACGAAGAA TTACAAGAAGCTTATGCGAAGGGTTTGTTGAAACCAGGTTTGAATGTTGTAATTGAGAAACAAAAAAGAGAACACAAAAACTGTGTT AACCTTATAAAAAACAAACTAGAGAAATTTAAACTGGATTTGCCATGGATCGAAAGGTTAGACATGGTTAATGCGCCAGCACCTTTAGCACCAGAATTGGCATTACAAATGCAGGAACAGGAAGTAAGGCGTTCTAAACAGTTACAAGGGAATAAGAAGTTACCACAGTACGAACCAGCTGAAGATCCTGTTCTGAATGACTTTCGCAGGGAAACAATGTTTCACAGACAAGCACAGGGTGCTGTTATGGATGCAATCGCACGATTAAAAAAGCTTGGTATTCCAACAACCAGACCCGACGATTATTTTGCTGAAATGGCAAAATCAGATACTCATATGCAAAAGGTTAGACAAAACTTAATGAGACAGCAAATAATAGCACAAAGGTCAGAGAAGGTCAGGCAACTGAGACAACAGAGGAAAGTAGGAAAGCAAATGCAAATAGAAGCAACTCTGAAAAAGCACgcagaaaagagaaaattattaGAGGAGGTTAAAAAATATCGCAAGGGTGTGAGAAAAGACTTGGATTTCTTAGATGACAAAAAGAAACCTCAAGGTAAAACAGTGAATCAGAAGGTAGCAGCAAAGAGAAAAATGAGGGATGCTAAATATGGTTTTGGTGGAAAGAAACGTGGCAGTAAGAAGAACACGAGGGCAAGCTCTGCGGATGTTTCAGAATATAGAAGGCCTTCGAAGCCAGGAAAAGATTTGAAGAATAAAGGGGGCAAAGGGGGGAAGCCTAAACAGAGATTAGGGAAAAGTCGTAGAATACAGATGAAAGCAAAGAAGAGGAGACAATAG
- the LOC126925900 gene encoding uncharacterized protein LOC126925900 yields the protein MTDSDKKPMSRLLKLANKFNCFYLSGFHAGECRAFVVDGQQIGLVRPDVMKELLNYPQVFQVHPEYVQLNPAFREYAERSARVEEVLREWRAGGKFIALRGWREECYEVRAEFNTPPLFKMDRSATCLFGIRKYGVDINGYVMDPVKGLSIWLQKRSPNKQTWPGYWDNMVSGGLSVGYGINETAIKEAGEEASIPNNLIAKLKSAGCVSLFFESERGLFPNTEFVYDLELPPDFVPSNNDGEVETFELLPVNECLERILSSHFKTTSVPVALDFLIRHGYITAENEPNFIEIVELLHIPLQTIYNHPQKKCKIAANGEAIESLDRI from the exons ATGACGGATAGTGATAAGAAACCAATGTCACGTTTATTGAAGCTGGCCAACAAATTCAACTGCTTCTACCTGTCAG GTTTTCACGCAGGTGAATGCAGAGCCTTTGTTGTTGATGGGCAACAAATTGGCCTTGTGCGTCCGGATGTAATGAAGGAATTGTTGAATTATCCACAG gTATTTCAAGTACATCCTGAGTATGTGCAACTGAATCCAGCATTCAGAGAATATGCAGAGAGAAGTGCTAGAGTTGAAGAAGTTCTGAGAGAATGGCGTGCAGGTGGGAAGTTTATAGCATTAAGAGGATGGAGAGAAGAGTGCTATGAAGTACGTGCAGAATTCAATACCCCACCACTGTTCAAAATGGACCGGTCTGCTACAT GCTTGTTTGGAATTCGCAAATATGGAGTTGACATTAATGGATACGTTATGGATCCTGTAAAAGGTTTATCAATATGGTTGCAAAAGCGTAGCCCAAACAAGCAGACTTGGCCTGGCTATTGGGATAACATGGTGAGTGGTGGGTTGAGCGTTGGCTATGGAATTAATGAAACTGCTATAAAAGAGGCTGGAGAAGAAGCCAGCATTCCTAATAATCTTATTGCAAAACTAAAGAGTGCCGGCTGTGTATCTCTGTTTTTTGAAAGTGAAAGGGGTCTGTTCCCCAACACTGAGTTTGTATACGACCTTGAGCTACCACCAGATTTTGTACCAAGTAACAATGATGGAGAGGTAGAGACTTTTGAATTGCTTCCAGTTAACGAATGTTTAGAAAGGATACTGTCTTCGCATTTTAAAACCACGTCGGTGCCAGTCGCGCTTGACTTTTTAATTAGACACGGATATATCACAGCGGAAAACG AGCctaattttatagaaatcgtgGAATTGCTTCATATACCTCTGCAAACCATTTATAATCACCCACAAAAAAAGTGTAAAATAGCCGCAAATGGTGAAGCAATCGAATCATTAGACAGAATTTAA
- the LOC126925898 gene encoding quinone oxidoreductase-like protein 2 codes for MSVVMGRKIFADFCGSHLKKLSTRSKIVRFGSVANDKSVNLEEKAKSGIPASEHGRISAAVLKKFSERFVLENIDPPKILQANEVLVDVQYCALNASDALLTKNMYTFEPTLPMVLGYEFVGKLIQVGEEAKGQGYKVGDKIIALNKDRYGGLAEQCIADVNDIWKVPSEVKSVDAVSLLDDYITALIALERKVSIQEEDMILINVGLSGIGLAAVDLAINVFKAQVISVSATEDGAALAREKGVLASFKYKDKTLLKQIEEIAADNDIKEIFDDTDGEYFKKVLSCFTNIYKDETTIKDMLRDDNFAVVLHHLSREGRVIIAGSAVTVETSDSDTQKNGFSVSGFNLRQYRKKKPESYRQAGDDILQFIDDGLIKPTCSLTVGLPKVNDALDFILNSKSAGKVIINMKDR; via the exons ATGTCGGTGGTGATGGGGAGAAAAATCTTCGCGGATTTTTGTGGCAGTCATTTGAAGAAATTGTCGACGCGTTCGAAAATTGTTAGGTTTGGTTCTGTCGCGAATGACAAGTCTGTTAACCTAGAAGAGAAGGCGAAAAGTGGCATCCCGGCTTCTGAACATGGCAGAATTTCTGCCGCTGTTTTGAAGAAATTTTCCGAGCGCTTCGTTTTAGAAAACATTGATCCTCCTAAAATATTACAAGCTAATGAA GTTCTTGTGGATGTTCAGTATTGTGCTCTCAATGCATCAGATGCATTATTGacaaaaaatatgtatacattTGAACCAACTTTGCCCATGGTTCTTGGTTATGAGTTTGTTGGAAAATTAATTCAAGTTGGGGAAGAAGCTAAAGGACAAGGTTATAAGGTTGGGGATAAAATTATTGCTCTTAACAAAGACCGTTATGGAGGTTTAGCAGAACAGTGCATAGCGGATGTTAAT GATATCTGGAAAGTACCATCGGAGGTGAAATCTGTTGATGCAGTGAGTTTACTCGATGATTATATTACAGCTTTAATCGCATTAGAAAGAAAGGTTAGCATTCAAGAAGAAGATATGATATTAATTAACGTGGGTTTAAGTGGCATTGGATTAGCTGCAGTTGATCTTGCAATAAATGTATTCAAAGCTCAG GTAATTAGTGTTTCTGCTACTGAAGATGGGGCAGCTCTTGCTAGAGAAAAAGGTGTGCTTGCGtcttttaaatataaagataaaacATTATTGAAACAAATCGAAGAGATAGCCGCAGATAATGATATTAAAGAAATCTTTGATGACACAGATggtgaatattttaaaaaagtgTTAAGTTG TTTTACTAATATTTACAAAGATGAAACTACCATAAAAGATATGTTGCGTGATGATAATTTTGCAGTTGTGTTACATCACCTGTCCCGTGAAG ggAGAGTAATAATCGCTGGTTCAGCAGTAACTGTAGAAACTAGTGACTCTGATACGCAAAAGAATGGCTTTTCCGTTAGTGGATTCAACTTGAGGCAATATAGGAAGAAGAAGCCTGAGTCATATCG ACAAGCAGGGGatgatattttacaatttatcgACGATGGTCTAATTAAACCAACTTGTTCATTAACAGTTGGATTACCAAAAGTAAATGATGCATTGGACTTTATTCTTAACAGTAAATCTGCAGGAAAA GTTATTATCAATATGAAAGATAGGTAG